Genomic segment of Malania oleifera isolate guangnan ecotype guangnan chromosome 7, ASM2987363v1, whole genome shotgun sequence:
CTTACTAGGCCATGGTCCGAGATGCAACTTCATTTCTCAAAAATTTAGAATGACAAGACTGCATAATAACAAGAACATCAACTAACCAGTGAACAGATATCAGGCATCCATACTATTTCTCAGCAGCTTCAATGCTCAAACTGCAATTCAATTAGTTTTCAGCAGCTTCTTGTGTGCCTTGTGTCACGCCTGCTATATCTACTTCACACAAAAGTAGAGAAGATTGTTTTTGATAAAATGATTTACCCCATCAAGGCAGAATGCCATGTATGCACAGAATAAGCCTGGAAGCCTGAAATGCAATTAACAAAAAACAAACACATATAATGAGGAAATTACTTGTTTCTCCACAAGAAAAACTTCTACATAAACTGGTGTCCTTAAAATGTTGACATTTTTTCTTCACCtcgtaattattttttttaattggcATCACCCGCCCTCTGTATGAGTGAAGGAACGGGTGGTTCCATACTGTTGTCATACATATTTCCTTTAGGACACTCCACCTGCAAAAATGAGTACTGTCTTTCTGGACTAACATAGTCCCTTGAGAAACTTGTTGGTGTTGGAGAGTTTTCGGTCCTGAGTGTGGGCAGGTTGGGGCTGTTCCAAAGAGGAAAACTCGGACTAGGTTGCATTATTCCATCCTCGCGAGGTAAAGGTGACAGTGCAGGCTTGTGGTTTTCACACATTTGTTTTCTGTAAAATTTATCTTCCACAATATCATAGAAATCTGCAGTTCGAACTTCTTGAGCAAGAGAGCACCAACAACAAAAGAGCCATTGAGCACAATCCGCAACTGctggttttccaaaaaataagTCATTTGCAGGTAAGTTGAATCTCTTTCTCATCTGTATCCTCCAGAAACCACCATATAGCAAACCAAACACACAAAGTACAACACCAGTTACCCCCAAAGCCTCCCTGACGGTTTCATTATCGATATTCATTGCAGCCAAATTGAAGATCCAGAAGGGAGCCGTGCAGAAGAGAAGGAATGTTGCAATGTGAACGTACATGTTCCCCAATCCAAGCCTTTCCATATTCCacccaaaaacacaaaacccacaGAAAAGAGAGAGATAAGCTGGAGAAATATCATCCCAAAAATCAAGCAAACCCCCTCTCCATACAGGACTATTCTCAACAAACCTATGCTCATTTCCTGATGCAAATGAGAATCtcttctccattgcacatggctGCCCAGCGTTGGTAGTGAGAATCTGATCTTGTGCTTCCTTatccatttcaaaatcatattccTGCCCAAGAGGGCTTACAATGGAATACACACCGGCAATTGCTGGAGTTGCAATTGCAACAGAGAGGCAGATACCAACTCCTATTATTGGTCGTTCAGATCTTTTGTATCCCAAGTTAAGGCTGCACAAGGCATATTGAGCAAAGCAATTTACATGGAGTAAAGCAACAACAATCATCATATGGGTCCATTCATGGGGTTTATAAGTGCCATTTTTGCAGTATAGCTTTCTGAGCGTGGATATATCCTTCGGCTGCCATCTGCACAGAAGTACAAGGTGGTGGAACCGTTTTGGGTGTTGGTACAAACATATAAGAGTAAATAGAGCATTGAGAATTTGGTTATTGACCTCAAACCAGGCATCTCTTTGTGATTTCTTTGGCAGGACACCATTCAACATTCCTGTCATTACAAGAAAAAGGATCGCACCAGAGACAGCAACACAACTTGTCCATAAAAGAAGGGCTATGTTAAATGGATTGGCTATCCATTCTTTGCCCATTTTCCTTAGAGAAGCCCAATCGATTTTGTGTGGCAAAACCCGACTGAAGTGTTCTCTGATCCCCTTATTAGTGGAAGATGGTACAAAAGATGGGACTTCATCTCTTACGCCTGCCGTCAGCTGGAACTCGGATGATGGGAAAGCTAAACAACCAGTGCAACTGAAGTTCTGGAATTTCACTTTTCTTGGAAGGTTCATTAACTGAAACCCTCTCATAGGATTTCCATCACCCAGCAGTCCCCTTTTAGATGTTGAAATATGGAGAGAGTTATAGTCTTTGGTATTATCACTGTTCAGGGATGCATCTGCTCCTGATTCATCCCTGACTTTTTTCGGCACGTCACCATTTCCAGTCGAAACCATTCTAACCACAAAATTGAGCACTCTAAGGTTCCCCAAGGTCTAACACTAAAATGCCTATAAAACACTGTCAATTTTTATGCTCAGCTGCCAAAATCACACTATACTTCAtaattttcttcatgatcattaCGGATTTGGACCCTGTGGAGTTCATCATTGCTGGAAACCCCTAGCAGCCTGTCAAAACCTCCAAATAACTAGGAAGTTCAGCTGATCATAAACACAAGTTGCAAAAATCATAAGATGAACCAATtcaattataatttataaacagAAATATGGAATCCTCTTTATCAACCAAGGAAACCAAAACAGAGATATATTTTTACCCATAGCAAACAAAACCCATGTTTCCAACCCTTTATTATGATAAAGAACATGCTTTTAATGGCCTGTCGCTCTAATTAAGCTCATTGTCAAATGCCCAGTAAGAACTtatgttatatttgtgtgtggctcttatacttagtggaATTCACaaacaaatgaagaaaaacaTGAGTTTTGAAGTGTTCCTAAGtggatcttgtcgacgaggagatccaGAGAACAAGAAAAATTCAGAGATCTTGAAATACCGAGAGTAgaaaatgggctcgtcgacgaatgccctattctcatcgatgagtgttctttttgatcttgtcgacgaatcccttgttctcgttgacgagaagttcTGGGCTGCAAGCAgtttttcgaattttgaatttgaacgttggggtggttgggtaattggagggaaaccttcgaaacactattatatatgtcattctgggcatgtattgagtgagagtgatcatttgagaagtgtattgtgtactttgtgacttccttagtgaaattcttatGCCATTATTTCCGTGGATGTAAGCtttactgaaccacgtaaattttattgttattcttgttgtttatcattttctggttgtgtttcatttacttgttataTTTATTCCACTGTGTTTCGTATTTATCTCATCCATATCACAAcatattggtatcagagcgattgttgctATGGCATCgagatcgtcttctgcaagatttgacatcgtcaaatttaatggaactgggaactttggtttatggcagaggagagtaaaggacattcttgtgcaacaaggaatgactaaggttCTACTTGATACTCAATCGAAAGGAATGGATGAGGTAACAAGGATAGATTTGAAAGCAAATgccgcttctacaatacgcttgtattTGACCGACGAAGTACTCCATTGGgtgatggaggaagattctccagcggctatatgGCGAAATTTAGagagtcggtacatgtccaaatgtctcaataataaacttttccTTAAGCAATGtttgtattgacttaagatggttgaaggatcaaacttacatcaacatattaatgccttcaatcaaattattattgatttgatgagagttgatgtcaagtttgatgaagatgacaaagctttgatgttaaactctttgccctcaactcatacctacgaaaaatcttgtgaccactcttacgtggggcaaacaaactcttgatctagaagatGTAACAAGTGCTTtcctaaattttcatcaaagattgaaaatatgtaaTGAATGAGaaagacttgtggtaaagggtaataacgAGAGAGGCAAGGGAAAATtcaaacatggatcaagtcagaaatcccgaaatcaatcctagaagaagaaagaaatccggtattataaatgtggtaaaaaggggcatgtgaaatcagagtgtccggattggaagaagggaaattttgaaaaatatgaggaTACTTCAAAatatgtgaatgttgttcaagaaggaggtttagcatgtagtgatggtgatgttctattagttttagtggggtcggataatctaacggactcttggatacttgactcagcatATTATTGTCACATGACTctgaacaaggagtggttcagcacttacaagttagtgaattctagatcagttcttatgggtaatgatgtttcttgcaagatcattgacataggaaatgtaaagataaaaatgtttgatggtgttgtaagaatgttttgtaatgtaagacatataccggagttgaggaagagtttgatatcacttggaactttggattgtaatggctttaattacaagtccaaaggtggagttctGAAGGTTTGGAAAGGTAATCTAACTGTAATGAAATGGCAGAAAatggatgggaatatctacacattgcagggaatTATCGTTGTAGGTAGAGCTGCAGCCAtagatgctaaatcagatgagaccgtcttgtggcatatgcgccttgggcTTATAGGGGAACacgacatgaaagaactacacaagaagAAATTGttaaagggcttgaaatcatgccagttggaattttgtaggatttgtgttcttggaaaacaaaacagggcaaGGTTCAGATCAGCTATACATAAGATAAAGgatattcttgattatgtgcattcagatgtttggggctcagttagagttgcatctaagggtggacatgtgtattatgtgaatttcattaatgattactcacggaaggtctggGTCTACTTCATGTCTCACAAATCAGATACATTTTCCatgtttaagatttggaaggctgaagtggaaaacctgacagggaggaaaatcaaatacttaaggtcggataatgggaccgagtatgctaattctcggtttatggagttttgtgtggaacagggcatcaagagacactttaCAGTTCGTCGGACACCTCATAAAAATGGTGTAGCAAAACGGATGAACCCGACTCTTTCTGAAAGGACTCGGTGTCTCAGATTAAATGCAGGGCTATCAGAaaacttctgggctgaggcagtaagtATGGCTTGTATTTTGATAAACCAATCACCAAGGAcatcactagagggtagagtggctgaagaggtttggacgggaaatgtagtagactactccggATTTAAGGTATTCGGATGTCCAGCTTATGTTCacgtatctagtgaggagaggtctaagcttgacttaaagtctcgtcgttgcatctttttgggatatccagagagtgtaaaggggtacaagttATGGGACCCACTGGCAAACAAGGTGATGATCAAtagggatgtagtttttgatgaaaaggctatagtgaagcatactcaagagtaTGATGAACAGAAATAGGAGCCAAAAAACTGGgatagtgatgaacatgttgtgcgggtggagttggaagctcgaAGCAActgaaatgatcatggtcctatggttgcaaggagctctagctcgggaaaccagaaagtcgacgatattcctatacggagatctagACGTACTATCAAACCTCCATCAAGGTATAGATTTGAAAAGTTAGTATCTTATAATTTCCTTACTAGTTGCCACGATCCAACTATATTTCAAGAGGCAATGCAtagccaggagaaagataggtggatgggtgcgATGATAAAGGAGATGGAATCattacataagaaccaaacttgggatttggtggaactTCCAAATGAGAAGAGAAcgataggctgcaaatgggtatataggaagaaggaagcaatttcagaaaaggaatgtGAGAAATTCAAGGTACGGTTGGTAGCAAAAGAATgctcacagaagaaggggatagattatgatgagatcttttctctagtggtccgacatacttctatcagaattgtgttggggttagtaacccattatgatcttcatttggaacaaatggatgtgaagatggtgtttcttcacggtgacttggaggaacaaatctacatggtacaaccggagggattcattgaaccaggagaagaaaattttgtttgcaggttgaagaaatctctttatgggctaaaaaagtctccaaggcaatggtctaaatggtttgattcttacatgatcaagattggctacaaaaggtgtgagtatgactgttgcgTACATGTGAACAAGCttaaggatggttctcttattttcttgttattgtatgccgatgatatgttgatagctgcaaaagatttaactaaggtaaatcaattaaaggacctgttgtataaggaatttgacatgaaggatcttggctcggccaagaaaatacttgggatggagattcatcgtgacagaactgcagggagattatggctatctcagagTGGTTATGTACAAAAGCTGTtgaagaggtttagcatggctgatgcaagactggtgtgtacacctttagcgaatcattttaagttgtttgTTGCAGGTTGCCCAAGTATGGATGAGGAAatccaggacatgtcaaaggtcccctatgctagtgctgtgggaagtttaatgtatgtcatggtgtgtacgaggccagatttggctcatgctGTGAgcatggtaagtaagtttctctctaatccatgaaggcagcattgggaagccgtcaaatggatactcagatacttacggggtacatcgggacatggcatcatgttcggcaaggaacagggttgtccttcaatTATAGGGTTTGCAGATGTTGATTATGTTGGAGATAtagatgatagaaggtctacaacgggatatgtgtttacccttgtaggaggactggTATGTTTAAGAttcatggtacagtctctggtaaCATTATCCATGACTGAAGCGGAATATATGGTAGTTGCCAAaactacaaaggaagccttatggcgtACTGGTTTAGTCATAGAGTTAGGGTTACAGCAAGATGCAGTGGtactgcattgtgatagtcagagtgtcatttacttggcgaagaatcagatataccatgctagaatcAAGAACATTGATGTGAGATTCTATAGGGTtcgagaattgattgcttcgggtgagcttgtgttggagaaagttcacacgtctgaaaatgCAGCTGATATTCTGACAAAATCAGTTACttctgagaagttcaagcattacttgggCTTACTCCATTTCTCTAATTGATAAAAGGGTGACAAACCCAACTGAGCAATTCTAGTTCAAGGTAGAGCATTTAGATATGTTTTTCGGGATTCTCCTagggggcgtataatcgccaaggtggagattgttatatttgtgtgtggctcttatacttagtaggattcacaaacaaaggaagaaaaacattaGTTTTTAAGTGTTCCTAAGTGGcagcagaagactcgtcgacaagtgtccTGTACTCGTCGATAAGGAGATCCAGAGAGCAAGAAAAATTCAGAGAACCTAAGATACTGAGAGCAGAaaatgggctcgtcgacaaatgccctgttctcatcgatgagtgtacTTCTTGatcttgtcaacgaatcccctgttctcattgacgagaagttTTGGGCTAcaagcagttttttgaattttgaatttaaacgttggggtggttgggtaattggagggaagcctccgaaacattgttatatatgtcattttagGCATGTATTgagtgagagtgatcatttgagaagtaaattgtgtactttgtgattttcttaatgaaattcttgtgtcattgcttccgtacATGTAGGTTTTACCGAATCACATAAAtcttattgttgtttttattgtttATCATTTTCTGGTTGATTTTCATTTACATGTTATATTTATTCCGCTGTGTTTCGTATTTATCCCAACCATATCACAACAACTTACTTTCATCAAGGCAGAAATTCAAACAATGTGCTCCTACAAATGCATATTTCTTCTCTGTTTTCCTCCTACTTcacaaaaatttataaaaaagaaaagtcTCATGCTTCTGCTGGTGTAAAGAATTCTGACCTAAACCCATTAACAGAGCAAAGTATCTAGTTCATAAAAcattagtttttagttttttacGCAATAGAATCGACCTAAACAATCAAGAAAACACACTTCCCATACTAGTTCCAGATCAATTTCTGATATAGTACCCCATCACCAAAATAACAAATATCTTCTTTTAGAATGAAAAGTCAAGCAAAGAATGAAAATAAGAGCTTGAATCTTATTCAGAACCCAAAAAAAGAAACAGAAATACCAGAACAGAATTAACTCCAGCTAAAACGTACCTCTGGTTCTGCTCATCACAGCAATTTTAAGCAAAGGTTTGGGGCACTGCAAAAGTAAATGGATCGATGAAGAcccagaaatactgaagtttgcCTTTAGACTTTTCCGTTCAATTGCATAATGCGATTGCGAAAGTGAGATAATCTCTGTGAACAAGGacttaaagaaaattaaaatattgaAGGGAGACACTTTTCCTAGTTAGCATAATTATTGCAGGAAATTATGCGCGTTGTTGTAAAGTAAAAGGGTAGGAAGATACCCAGCAAGCACTGATGTCTGAACTTTTGCTTTTCCATTTTTGTTTCATCAGCCACGTTCAAATTTCAAAGTGCGCGGACTTTACTAGACGACACGTGATTGAGGGTGGGTATGAAAAACAGAAACGCCAAATCAAATTGAATCAAAAAATTTattagacattttttttttagtttggcTTTGATTTGGAGTTTTCAATTTTATCGGTTACTGGTCGGATTTTGATTCGATCAATGcaataatttttgttataatataaataatttgtTTTTTAATAACAATTTAAAAATGGGCAAGTTActtttttgatatatata
This window contains:
- the LOC131160370 gene encoding uncharacterized protein LOC131160370; protein product: MVSTGNGDVPKKVRDESGADASLNSDNTKDYNSLHISTSKRGLLGDGNPMRGFQLMNLPRKVKFQNFSCTGCLAFPSSEFQLTAGVRDEVPSFVPSSTNKGIREHFSRVLPHKIDWASLRKMGKEWIANPFNIALLLWTSCVAVSGAILFLVMTGMLNGVLPKKSQRDAWFEVNNQILNALFTLICLYQHPKRFHHLVLLCRWQPKDISTLRKLYCKNGTYKPHEWTHMMIVVALLHVNCFAQYALCSLNLGYKRSERPIIGVGICLSVAIATPAIAGVYSIVSPLGQEYDFEMDKEAQDQILTTNAGQPCAMEKRFSFASGNEHRFVENSPVWRGGLLDFWDDISPAYLSLFCGFCVFGWNMERLGLGNMYVHIATFLLFCTAPFWIFNLAAMNIDNETVREALGVTGVVLCVFGLLYGGFWRIQMRKRFNLPANDLFFGKPAVADCAQWLFCCWCSLAQEVRTADFYDIVEDKFYRKQMCENHKPALSPLPREDGIMQPSPSFPLWNSPNLPTLRTENSPTPTSFSRDYVSPERQYSFLQVECPKGNMYDNSMEPPVPSLIQRAGDAN